A stretch of Henckelia pumila isolate YLH828 chromosome 4, ASM3356847v2, whole genome shotgun sequence DNA encodes these proteins:
- the LOC140863872 gene encoding transcription factor bHLH121 isoform X7 produces MSNSQSWGTLLVNPYPDRPKNDKASILTDTIQILKDLASQVDRLKTEYAALTEESRELTQEKNDLREEKTSLKSDIDSLNAQYQQRLRAMYPWAGMDHSVVMHPPSYPFPMPVPIPTGPIPLHPSLQPYPFYGNQNPTVPNPCSTYVPYMAHNSMLEQQSTHLVSQVMQQGSVSHNSSKQDPRNKSPDGESRIDKSDDSNDIATDLELKTPGSASEQDSSSKQRKAKKISRKETSLTDVSSSSGCSSTHSVQPPSCNSIAGGKKVDS; encoded by the exons ATGAGCAATTCGCAGAGTTGGGGAACACTCTTGGTAAACCCAT ATCCAGATAGGCCTAAAAACGACAAAGCTTCTATACTCACGGATACCATTCAAATACTGAAGGACTTGGCTTCTCAAGTTGACAGACTGAAAACTGAGTACGCCGCGCTTACTGAAGAATCCCGTGAG TTAACTCAGGAGAAGAATGATCTCAGAGAAGAGAAGACATCTCTTAAATCTGATATTGATAGCCTCAATGCCCAGTATCAACAGAGATTGAGGGCAATGTATCCATGGGCTGGAATGGATCATTCTGTCGTCATGCATCCACCTTCGTATCCTTTTCCTATGCCAGTCCCAATACCAACTGGACCAATCCCTTTACATCCATCATTGCAGCCATACCCGTTTTACGGGAATCAAAATCCCACGGTTCCTAACCCATGCTCCACATACGTACCTTATATGGCCCACAATTCCATGTTGGAACAGCAGTCCACGCACTTAGTCTCACAAGTCATGCAGCAAGGTAGCGTTTCGCATAATTCAAGCAAACAAGATCCTAGGAACAAGTCGCCGGATGGAGAGAGTAGAATAGATAAAAGTGACGATTCAAATGACATTGCCACAGATCTAGAACTTAAAACACCTGGATCTGCGTCAGAGCAA GATTCCTCATCGAAGCAAAGAAAAGCCAAGAAAATTTCCAGGAAAGAAACCAGCCTCACGGATGTAAGTTCTTCCAGCGGATGTTCTTCCACTCACAGTGTGCAGCCGCCCTCATGTAACAGTATTGCCGGTGGCAAAAAAGTAGATTCATGA
- the LOC140863872 gene encoding transcription factor bHLH121 isoform X2: protein MWCILLSVSFTFQTTLIYKYRHRDCINGLYLIEFMSRYSDFNHDKIWMEAETKDSTNARKVQKADREKLRRDRLNEQFAELGNTLDRPKNDKASILTDTIQILKDLASQVDRLKTEYAALTEESRELTQEKNDLREEKTSLKSDIDSLNAQYQQRLRAMYPWAGMDHSVVMHPPSYPFPMPVPIPTGPIPLHPSLQPYPFYGNQNPTVPNPCSTYVPYMAHNSMLEQQSTHLVSQVMQQGSVSHNSSKQDPRNKSPDGESRIDKSDDSNDIATDLELKTPGSASEQDSSSKQRKAKKISRKETSLTDVSSSSGCSSTHSVQPPSCNSIAGGKKVDS, encoded by the exons ATGTGGTGCATCTTATTGAG TGTTAGCTTCACCTTCCAAACAACACTGATTTACAAGTATCGCCATCGAGATTGCATCAATGGTCTCTACTTAATCGAGTTCATGAGTCGGTATTCAGACTTCAATCATGATAAAATATG GATGGAAGCAGAAACAAAGGACTCTACTAATGCGAGAAAAGTCCAAAAGGCTGATCGTGAGAAATTAAGGCGAGATCGTTTGAATGAGCAATTCGCAGAGTTGGGGAACACTCTTG ATAGGCCTAAAAACGACAAAGCTTCTATACTCACGGATACCATTCAAATACTGAAGGACTTGGCTTCTCAAGTTGACAGACTGAAAACTGAGTACGCCGCGCTTACTGAAGAATCCCGTGAG TTAACTCAGGAGAAGAATGATCTCAGAGAAGAGAAGACATCTCTTAAATCTGATATTGATAGCCTCAATGCCCAGTATCAACAGAGATTGAGGGCAATGTATCCATGGGCTGGAATGGATCATTCTGTCGTCATGCATCCACCTTCGTATCCTTTTCCTATGCCAGTCCCAATACCAACTGGACCAATCCCTTTACATCCATCATTGCAGCCATACCCGTTTTACGGGAATCAAAATCCCACGGTTCCTAACCCATGCTCCACATACGTACCTTATATGGCCCACAATTCCATGTTGGAACAGCAGTCCACGCACTTAGTCTCACAAGTCATGCAGCAAGGTAGCGTTTCGCATAATTCAAGCAAACAAGATCCTAGGAACAAGTCGCCGGATGGAGAGAGTAGAATAGATAAAAGTGACGATTCAAATGACATTGCCACAGATCTAGAACTTAAAACACCTGGATCTGCGTCAGAGCAA GATTCCTCATCGAAGCAAAGAAAAGCCAAGAAAATTTCCAGGAAAGAAACCAGCCTCACGGATGTAAGTTCTTCCAGCGGATGTTCTTCCACTCACAGTGTGCAGCCGCCCTCATGTAACAGTATTGCCGGTGGCAAAAAAGTAGATTCATGA
- the LOC140863872 gene encoding transcription factor bHLH121 isoform X1, translating into MWCILLSVSFTFQTTLIYKYRHRDCINGLYLIEFMSRYSDFNHDKIWMEAETKDSTNARKVQKADREKLRRDRLNEQFAELGNTLDPDRPKNDKASILTDTIQILKDLASQVDRLKTEYAALTEESRELTQEKNDLREEKTSLKSDIDSLNAQYQQRLRAMYPWAGMDHSVVMHPPSYPFPMPVPIPTGPIPLHPSLQPYPFYGNQNPTVPNPCSTYVPYMAHNSMLEQQSTHLVSQVMQQGSVSHNSSKQDPRNKSPDGESRIDKSDDSNDIATDLELKTPGSASEQDSSSKQRKAKKISRKETSLTDVSSSSGCSSTHSVQPPSCNSIAGGKKVDS; encoded by the exons ATGTGGTGCATCTTATTGAG TGTTAGCTTCACCTTCCAAACAACACTGATTTACAAGTATCGCCATCGAGATTGCATCAATGGTCTCTACTTAATCGAGTTCATGAGTCGGTATTCAGACTTCAATCATGATAAAATATG GATGGAAGCAGAAACAAAGGACTCTACTAATGCGAGAAAAGTCCAAAAGGCTGATCGTGAGAAATTAAGGCGAGATCGTTTGAATGAGCAATTCGCAGAGTTGGGGAACACTCTTG ATCCAGATAGGCCTAAAAACGACAAAGCTTCTATACTCACGGATACCATTCAAATACTGAAGGACTTGGCTTCTCAAGTTGACAGACTGAAAACTGAGTACGCCGCGCTTACTGAAGAATCCCGTGAG TTAACTCAGGAGAAGAATGATCTCAGAGAAGAGAAGACATCTCTTAAATCTGATATTGATAGCCTCAATGCCCAGTATCAACAGAGATTGAGGGCAATGTATCCATGGGCTGGAATGGATCATTCTGTCGTCATGCATCCACCTTCGTATCCTTTTCCTATGCCAGTCCCAATACCAACTGGACCAATCCCTTTACATCCATCATTGCAGCCATACCCGTTTTACGGGAATCAAAATCCCACGGTTCCTAACCCATGCTCCACATACGTACCTTATATGGCCCACAATTCCATGTTGGAACAGCAGTCCACGCACTTAGTCTCACAAGTCATGCAGCAAGGTAGCGTTTCGCATAATTCAAGCAAACAAGATCCTAGGAACAAGTCGCCGGATGGAGAGAGTAGAATAGATAAAAGTGACGATTCAAATGACATTGCCACAGATCTAGAACTTAAAACACCTGGATCTGCGTCAGAGCAA GATTCCTCATCGAAGCAAAGAAAAGCCAAGAAAATTTCCAGGAAAGAAACCAGCCTCACGGATGTAAGTTCTTCCAGCGGATGTTCTTCCACTCACAGTGTGCAGCCGCCCTCATGTAACAGTATTGCCGGTGGCAAAAAAGTAGATTCATGA
- the LOC140863872 gene encoding transcription factor bHLH121 isoform X3: MDQLNSDSLFQPLRDPTDFQPSSSTRPHADCRMEAETKDSTNARKVQKADREKLRRDRLNEQFAELGNTLDPDRPKNDKASILTDTIQILKDLASQVDRLKTEYAALTEESRELTQEKNDLREEKTSLKSDIDSLNAQYQQRLRAMYPWAGMDHSVVMHPPSYPFPMPVPIPTGPIPLHPSLQPYPFYGNQNPTVPNPCSTYVPYMAHNSMLEQQSTHLVSQVMQQGSVSHNSSKQDPRNKSPDGESRIDKSDDSNDIATDLELKTPGSASEQDSSSKQRKAKKISRKETSLTDVSSSSGCSSTHSVQPPSCNSIAGGKKVDS, from the exons ATGGATCAATTGAACTCCGATTCACTTTTTCAACCACTTCGGGACCCGACCGATTTCCAGCCTTCGTCTTCCACTCGTCCCCACGCAGATTGCAG GATGGAAGCAGAAACAAAGGACTCTACTAATGCGAGAAAAGTCCAAAAGGCTGATCGTGAGAAATTAAGGCGAGATCGTTTGAATGAGCAATTCGCAGAGTTGGGGAACACTCTTG ATCCAGATAGGCCTAAAAACGACAAAGCTTCTATACTCACGGATACCATTCAAATACTGAAGGACTTGGCTTCTCAAGTTGACAGACTGAAAACTGAGTACGCCGCGCTTACTGAAGAATCCCGTGAG TTAACTCAGGAGAAGAATGATCTCAGAGAAGAGAAGACATCTCTTAAATCTGATATTGATAGCCTCAATGCCCAGTATCAACAGAGATTGAGGGCAATGTATCCATGGGCTGGAATGGATCATTCTGTCGTCATGCATCCACCTTCGTATCCTTTTCCTATGCCAGTCCCAATACCAACTGGACCAATCCCTTTACATCCATCATTGCAGCCATACCCGTTTTACGGGAATCAAAATCCCACGGTTCCTAACCCATGCTCCACATACGTACCTTATATGGCCCACAATTCCATGTTGGAACAGCAGTCCACGCACTTAGTCTCACAAGTCATGCAGCAAGGTAGCGTTTCGCATAATTCAAGCAAACAAGATCCTAGGAACAAGTCGCCGGATGGAGAGAGTAGAATAGATAAAAGTGACGATTCAAATGACATTGCCACAGATCTAGAACTTAAAACACCTGGATCTGCGTCAGAGCAA GATTCCTCATCGAAGCAAAGAAAAGCCAAGAAAATTTCCAGGAAAGAAACCAGCCTCACGGATGTAAGTTCTTCCAGCGGATGTTCTTCCACTCACAGTGTGCAGCCGCCCTCATGTAACAGTATTGCCGGTGGCAAAAAAGTAGATTCATGA
- the LOC140863872 gene encoding transcription factor bHLH121 isoform X4, whose amino-acid sequence MDQLNSDSLFQPLRDPTDFQPSSSTRPHADCRMEAETKDSTNARKVQKADREKLRRDRLNEQFAELGNTLDRPKNDKASILTDTIQILKDLASQVDRLKTEYAALTEESRELTQEKNDLREEKTSLKSDIDSLNAQYQQRLRAMYPWAGMDHSVVMHPPSYPFPMPVPIPTGPIPLHPSLQPYPFYGNQNPTVPNPCSTYVPYMAHNSMLEQQSTHLVSQVMQQGSVSHNSSKQDPRNKSPDGESRIDKSDDSNDIATDLELKTPGSASEQDSSSKQRKAKKISRKETSLTDVSSSSGCSSTHSVQPPSCNSIAGGKKVDS is encoded by the exons ATGGATCAATTGAACTCCGATTCACTTTTTCAACCACTTCGGGACCCGACCGATTTCCAGCCTTCGTCTTCCACTCGTCCCCACGCAGATTGCAG GATGGAAGCAGAAACAAAGGACTCTACTAATGCGAGAAAAGTCCAAAAGGCTGATCGTGAGAAATTAAGGCGAGATCGTTTGAATGAGCAATTCGCAGAGTTGGGGAACACTCTTG ATAGGCCTAAAAACGACAAAGCTTCTATACTCACGGATACCATTCAAATACTGAAGGACTTGGCTTCTCAAGTTGACAGACTGAAAACTGAGTACGCCGCGCTTACTGAAGAATCCCGTGAG TTAACTCAGGAGAAGAATGATCTCAGAGAAGAGAAGACATCTCTTAAATCTGATATTGATAGCCTCAATGCCCAGTATCAACAGAGATTGAGGGCAATGTATCCATGGGCTGGAATGGATCATTCTGTCGTCATGCATCCACCTTCGTATCCTTTTCCTATGCCAGTCCCAATACCAACTGGACCAATCCCTTTACATCCATCATTGCAGCCATACCCGTTTTACGGGAATCAAAATCCCACGGTTCCTAACCCATGCTCCACATACGTACCTTATATGGCCCACAATTCCATGTTGGAACAGCAGTCCACGCACTTAGTCTCACAAGTCATGCAGCAAGGTAGCGTTTCGCATAATTCAAGCAAACAAGATCCTAGGAACAAGTCGCCGGATGGAGAGAGTAGAATAGATAAAAGTGACGATTCAAATGACATTGCCACAGATCTAGAACTTAAAACACCTGGATCTGCGTCAGAGCAA GATTCCTCATCGAAGCAAAGAAAAGCCAAGAAAATTTCCAGGAAAGAAACCAGCCTCACGGATGTAAGTTCTTCCAGCGGATGTTCTTCCACTCACAGTGTGCAGCCGCCCTCATGTAACAGTATTGCCGGTGGCAAAAAAGTAGATTCATGA
- the LOC140863872 gene encoding transcription factor bHLH121 isoform X8 produces the protein MSNSQSWGTLLVNPYRPKNDKASILTDTIQILKDLASQVDRLKTEYAALTEESRELTQEKNDLREEKTSLKSDIDSLNAQYQQRLRAMYPWAGMDHSVVMHPPSYPFPMPVPIPTGPIPLHPSLQPYPFYGNQNPTVPNPCSTYVPYMAHNSMLEQQSTHLVSQVMQQGSVSHNSSKQDPRNKSPDGESRIDKSDDSNDIATDLELKTPGSASEQDSSSKQRKAKKISRKETSLTDVSSSSGCSSTHSVQPPSCNSIAGGKKVDS, from the exons ATGAGCAATTCGCAGAGTTGGGGAACACTCTTGGTAAACCCAT ATAGGCCTAAAAACGACAAAGCTTCTATACTCACGGATACCATTCAAATACTGAAGGACTTGGCTTCTCAAGTTGACAGACTGAAAACTGAGTACGCCGCGCTTACTGAAGAATCCCGTGAG TTAACTCAGGAGAAGAATGATCTCAGAGAAGAGAAGACATCTCTTAAATCTGATATTGATAGCCTCAATGCCCAGTATCAACAGAGATTGAGGGCAATGTATCCATGGGCTGGAATGGATCATTCTGTCGTCATGCATCCACCTTCGTATCCTTTTCCTATGCCAGTCCCAATACCAACTGGACCAATCCCTTTACATCCATCATTGCAGCCATACCCGTTTTACGGGAATCAAAATCCCACGGTTCCTAACCCATGCTCCACATACGTACCTTATATGGCCCACAATTCCATGTTGGAACAGCAGTCCACGCACTTAGTCTCACAAGTCATGCAGCAAGGTAGCGTTTCGCATAATTCAAGCAAACAAGATCCTAGGAACAAGTCGCCGGATGGAGAGAGTAGAATAGATAAAAGTGACGATTCAAATGACATTGCCACAGATCTAGAACTTAAAACACCTGGATCTGCGTCAGAGCAA GATTCCTCATCGAAGCAAAGAAAAGCCAAGAAAATTTCCAGGAAAGAAACCAGCCTCACGGATGTAAGTTCTTCCAGCGGATGTTCTTCCACTCACAGTGTGCAGCCGCCCTCATGTAACAGTATTGCCGGTGGCAAAAAAGTAGATTCATGA
- the LOC140863872 gene encoding transcription factor bHLH121 isoform X6, which translates to MVIFMRMEAETKDSTNARKVQKADREKLRRDRLNEQFAELGNTLDPDRPKNDKASILTDTIQILKDLASQVDRLKTEYAALTEESRELTQEKNDLREEKTSLKSDIDSLNAQYQQRLRAMYPWAGMDHSVVMHPPSYPFPMPVPIPTGPIPLHPSLQPYPFYGNQNPTVPNPCSTYVPYMAHNSMLEQQSTHLVSQVMQQGSVSHNSSKQDPRNKSPDGESRIDKSDDSNDIATDLELKTPGSASEQDSSSKQRKAKKISRKETSLTDVSSSSGCSSTHSVQPPSCNSIAGGKKVDS; encoded by the exons ATGGTTATTTTCATGAG GATGGAAGCAGAAACAAAGGACTCTACTAATGCGAGAAAAGTCCAAAAGGCTGATCGTGAGAAATTAAGGCGAGATCGTTTGAATGAGCAATTCGCAGAGTTGGGGAACACTCTTG ATCCAGATAGGCCTAAAAACGACAAAGCTTCTATACTCACGGATACCATTCAAATACTGAAGGACTTGGCTTCTCAAGTTGACAGACTGAAAACTGAGTACGCCGCGCTTACTGAAGAATCCCGTGAG TTAACTCAGGAGAAGAATGATCTCAGAGAAGAGAAGACATCTCTTAAATCTGATATTGATAGCCTCAATGCCCAGTATCAACAGAGATTGAGGGCAATGTATCCATGGGCTGGAATGGATCATTCTGTCGTCATGCATCCACCTTCGTATCCTTTTCCTATGCCAGTCCCAATACCAACTGGACCAATCCCTTTACATCCATCATTGCAGCCATACCCGTTTTACGGGAATCAAAATCCCACGGTTCCTAACCCATGCTCCACATACGTACCTTATATGGCCCACAATTCCATGTTGGAACAGCAGTCCACGCACTTAGTCTCACAAGTCATGCAGCAAGGTAGCGTTTCGCATAATTCAAGCAAACAAGATCCTAGGAACAAGTCGCCGGATGGAGAGAGTAGAATAGATAAAAGTGACGATTCAAATGACATTGCCACAGATCTAGAACTTAAAACACCTGGATCTGCGTCAGAGCAA GATTCCTCATCGAAGCAAAGAAAAGCCAAGAAAATTTCCAGGAAAGAAACCAGCCTCACGGATGTAAGTTCTTCCAGCGGATGTTCTTCCACTCACAGTGTGCAGCCGCCCTCATGTAACAGTATTGCCGGTGGCAAAAAAGTAGATTCATGA
- the LOC140860111 gene encoding triosephosphate isomerase, chloroplastic-like gives MAVVSSSLGAAAATQLSTHFSGLRKSVLRLDNSSDSLFQNVDSQLRLASSDNACRGVFMMAGSGKFFVGGNWKCNGTKESIRKLVSDINTATLESDVDVVVAPPFVYIDQVKNTLSDRVEIAAQNCWTGKGGAFTGEISAEQINDLGCTWVVLGHSERRHVIGEDNEFIGKKAAYALSQNLGVIACIGELLEEREAGKTFDVCYQQLKAYADAVPDWDKIVIAYEPVWAIGTGKVATPDQAQEVHVAVRDWLSKNVSAEVASKTRIIYGGSVNGSNCAELAKQEDIDGFLVGGASLKGPEFATIVNSVTSKKVMA, from the exons ATGGCGGTTGTCTCCTCGTCACTCGGCGCCGCCGCCGCGACACAGCTCTCCACCCACTTCTCCGGCCTCAGGAAATCCGTTCTCAGGCTCGACAACTCTAGCGACTCATTGTTTCAGAACGTCGATTCTCAGCTCCGCCTCGCCTCCTCAGACAATGCCTGCCGTGGCGTTTTTATGATGGCCGGCTCCGGCAAG TTCTTTGTTGGTGGAAATTGGAAATGT AATGGAACTAAAGAGTCTATACGCAAGCTGGTTTCGGATATAAACACTGCAACGTTGGAGTCTGATGTTG ATGTTGTTGTAGCACCTCCTTTTGTCTACATTGATCAAGTAAAGAACACACTCTCTGATCGGGTAGAGATAGCTGCTCAGAATTGCTGGACTGGTAAAGGTGGTGCTTTTACAGGAGAGATCAG TGCGGAGCAAATAAACGACCTTGGGTGCACGTGGGTTGTTCTCGGGCATTCTGAACGAAGACATGTAATTGGAGAAGACAATGAA TTCATTGGGAAGAAGGCGGCGTATGCCTTGAGCCAGAATTTAGGAGTAATAGCATGCATCGGGGAGTTGTTGGAAGAGAGGGAAGCAGGAAAAACTTTCGATGTTTGTTACCAGCAGCTGAAGGCTTATGCTG ATGCCGTTCCAGACTGGGATAAAATTGTGATTGCATATGAACCTGTATGGGCAATTGGAACTGGCAAAGTGGCGACACCAGATCAGGCACAGGAAGTTCATGTAGCTGTTCGTGATTGGCTCAGTAAGAACGTGTCTGCTGAAGTTGCTTCTAAAACTCGGATTATATATGGAG GTTCCGTCAATGGAAGCAACTGTGCTGAGCTTGCAAAGCAAGAAGATATTGATGGATTTCTTGTGGGTGGTGCTTCCCTAAAG GGCCCGGAGTTTGCCACCATTGTCAATTCTGTTACTTCCAAGAAGGTTATGGCTTGA
- the LOC140867478 gene encoding uncharacterized protein produces MYYQRRNSASSILDVFSLNPPPYPVLFVLALIFVFLGLQWYVSYESVVESTEENMGWVLIAVTLILVFAVKWLSSFEDPGWWFYGRSPWERRQMASYFQPSDGGSSPWGVAAVIVLLLVLMQYQSVFLDSWFI; encoded by the coding sequence ATGTATTACCAAAGAAGGAACAGTGCCTCTTCAATCTTAGATGTGTTCTCCCTTAACCCTCCACCGTATCCAGTTCTCTTCGTCTTGGCCCTCATCTTCGTCTTCCTCGGACTCCAATGGTACGTCTCCTACGAATCCGTCGTCGAATCCACTGAAGAAAACATGGGATGGGTGCTGATAGCAGTGACACTGATCTTGGTTTTTGCTGTCAAGTGGCTGTCCAGTTTCGAGGATCCGGGCTGGTGGTTCTACGGCCGCTCTCCGTGGGAGAGGCGGCAGATGGCGTCCTACTTCCAGCCGTCGGACGGCGGAAGCTCGCCGTGGGGCGTGGCGGCGGTGATCGTGCTGTTGCTTGTTCTGATGCAGTATCAGTCTGTTTTTCTTGATAGTTGGTTCATATGA
- the LOC140860112 gene encoding uncharacterized protein yields MKEMDWVYNKRRGPEWKQGWTDQTLASISAPPLPLVAVFTIVIFLLSLSQYSTYKEHVQNSVISFKLLLFLVPVFLIFFMRSSLISGGGFDLSNFSQPGRQVKREFARGMAGFPWGMAVLVVVLLVLVSYQSTFQSKWFPFGGSD; encoded by the coding sequence ATGAAAGAAATGGATTGGGTTTACAATAAGAGAAGGGGTCCAGAGTGGAAACAAGGCTGGACTGATCAGACCTTGGCTTCCATCTCCGCCCCACCGCTGCCACTCGTGGCAGTTTTCACCATCGTCATCTTCTTGTTATCGTTGTCTCAATATTCTACCTACAAAGAACATGTACAAAACAGTGTGATAAGTTTCAAGCTGTTGCTCTTCTTGGTCCCTGTTTTCTTGATATTCTTCATGCGTTCAAGTTTGATATCCGGTGGAGGATTTGACTTGTCGAATTTCTCGCAACCTGGGCGTCAAGTGAAGCGGGAATTCGCCCGTGGGATGGCGGGATTCCCGTGGGGCATGGCGGTGCTGGTGGTGGTGTTGCTCGTGCTGGTGTCGTACCAGTCCACGTTTCAGTCCAAGTGGTTTCCCTTCGGCGGATCCGATTGA
- the LOC140863872 gene encoding transcription factor bHLH121 isoform X5, with protein MWCILLRMEAETKDSTNARKVQKADREKLRRDRLNEQFAELGNTLDPDRPKNDKASILTDTIQILKDLASQVDRLKTEYAALTEESRELTQEKNDLREEKTSLKSDIDSLNAQYQQRLRAMYPWAGMDHSVVMHPPSYPFPMPVPIPTGPIPLHPSLQPYPFYGNQNPTVPNPCSTYVPYMAHNSMLEQQSTHLVSQVMQQGSVSHNSSKQDPRNKSPDGESRIDKSDDSNDIATDLELKTPGSASEQDSSSKQRKAKKISRKETSLTDVSSSSGCSSTHSVQPPSCNSIAGGKKVDS; from the exons ATGTGGTGCATCTTATTGAG GATGGAAGCAGAAACAAAGGACTCTACTAATGCGAGAAAAGTCCAAAAGGCTGATCGTGAGAAATTAAGGCGAGATCGTTTGAATGAGCAATTCGCAGAGTTGGGGAACACTCTTG ATCCAGATAGGCCTAAAAACGACAAAGCTTCTATACTCACGGATACCATTCAAATACTGAAGGACTTGGCTTCTCAAGTTGACAGACTGAAAACTGAGTACGCCGCGCTTACTGAAGAATCCCGTGAG TTAACTCAGGAGAAGAATGATCTCAGAGAAGAGAAGACATCTCTTAAATCTGATATTGATAGCCTCAATGCCCAGTATCAACAGAGATTGAGGGCAATGTATCCATGGGCTGGAATGGATCATTCTGTCGTCATGCATCCACCTTCGTATCCTTTTCCTATGCCAGTCCCAATACCAACTGGACCAATCCCTTTACATCCATCATTGCAGCCATACCCGTTTTACGGGAATCAAAATCCCACGGTTCCTAACCCATGCTCCACATACGTACCTTATATGGCCCACAATTCCATGTTGGAACAGCAGTCCACGCACTTAGTCTCACAAGTCATGCAGCAAGGTAGCGTTTCGCATAATTCAAGCAAACAAGATCCTAGGAACAAGTCGCCGGATGGAGAGAGTAGAATAGATAAAAGTGACGATTCAAATGACATTGCCACAGATCTAGAACTTAAAACACCTGGATCTGCGTCAGAGCAA GATTCCTCATCGAAGCAAAGAAAAGCCAAGAAAATTTCCAGGAAAGAAACCAGCCTCACGGATGTAAGTTCTTCCAGCGGATGTTCTTCCACTCACAGTGTGCAGCCGCCCTCATGTAACAGTATTGCCGGTGGCAAAAAAGTAGATTCATGA